The following are from one region of the Heliangelus exortis chromosome 2, bHelExo1.hap1, whole genome shotgun sequence genome:
- the CCR9 gene encoding C-C chemokine receptor type 9, translating to MNLPNVPLQVTHPGKTNLDYYRNDSSVLFLYGNLVNDTGLMCDKRQVRQFAQAFLPVFFWLIFSVGTVGNALVVLVYCKYLFRRSTMDWYLLHLAIADLLLLFTLPFWAKAAFDGWIFKDIMCKVVNSMYKINFYGCSLFLTCISFDRYLTIVQAMKAKTSKQRRLLHSKIMCLAVWLTSVSLCIPEIMYSQSMQVGDLTVCKITYPPNVSVIFSVTVLALKVTVGFFLPLLVMAICYALIINTLLQAKRSHKQKSLKIITMIITAFLLSQFPYNIVLLVKAINNYTRVMYSCRAADRLDIGLQVTQSIAFLHSCLNPFLYVFAGERFRTALGRLMQSVSCCWRRVQEQSSSACDRQEHSSNWSFAILGRRRVRSSLTLSTHLTFSSVHPSLPGALVS from the coding sequence ATGAATTTACCCAATGTCCCATTACAGGTTACCCACCCTGGAAAGACCAACCTGGATTACTACAGGAAtgacagctctgtgctgtttctTTATGGAAACCTGGTGAATGACACAGGCTTGATGTGTGACAAAAGACAGGTCAGGCAGTTTGCTCAAGCCTTTCTCCCAGTGTTTTTCTGGCTCATCTTCTCTGTGGGCACTGTGGGAAATGCCTTGGTTGTGCTTGTCTATTGCAAATACCTCTTCAGGAGGAGCACGATGGATTGGTACCTGCTGCACCTGGCCATTGcagacctcctcctcctcttcacccTCCCCTTCTGGGCCAAGGCTGCCTTTGATGGCTGGATCTTCAAGGACATCATGTGCAAAGTTGTCAACAGCATGTATAAGATCAACTTCTATGGCTGCAGCTTGTTTCTTACCTGCATCAGCTTTGATAGGTACCTCACTATTGTCCAAGCAATGAAAGCTAAAACTTCCAAGCAAAGGAGGCTCCTCCACAGCAAAATCATGTGCTTGGCTGTCTGGCTGACATCCGTGAGCCTGTGCATCCCAGAAATCATGTACAGCCAAAGCATGCAGGTGGGGGACTTAACAGTTTGCAAAATTACATACCCTCCAAATGTCAGCGTGATCTTCAGTGTTACTGTCCTGGCCTTGAAAGTCACAGTTGGATTCTTCCTCCCACTCCTTGTCATGGCCATTTGTTACGCCCTCATCATCAACACCCTCCTGCAAGCCAAAAGATCCCATAAGCAGAAGTCACTGAAGATCATCACCATGATCATCACTGCTTTCCTTCTGTCTCAGTTCCCATACAATATTGTTTTGCTGGTCAAAGCCATCAACAACTACACCAGGGTGATGTACAGCTGCCGGGCTGCTGACCGACTGGACATTGGGCTGCAGGTGACCCAGAGCATAGCCTTCCTCCACAGCTGCCTCAACCCGTTCCTCTACGTCTTTGCTGGGGAGAGGTTCAGGACAGCACTGGGCAGGTTGATGCAGAgtgtcagctgctgctggagaagggtCCAAGAGCAGTCCTCCTCTGCTTGTGACAGACAGGAGCACAGCTCAAACTGGTCCTTTGCCATCTTGGGCAGGCGGAGGGTGAGGAGCTCACTGACCCTCAGCACCCACTTGACCTTCTCCTCCGTGCACCCCTCCTTGCCAGGTGCTCTTGTAAGTTAG